The Fibrobacter sp. DNA window CTGGGCGACGACCATGCCGTTGTAGCCCATGTAGGTCGCGTTGTCGACCACCACGCGCTCCAGCGGGAGCTGCGTGCCGTTGGCCCAGATCTTCGTGATGTAGCCGCCCTCGGTGATGTGGGCGTGGCCCTTCACGAACACAGTGCTGCTCGGCTGGTCGATTTCTACGTAACTACCGTTAGACACATTGAACGGAGCATCCAAAGTAACTTCAAGCTGGTAGTCGGCCTTCTTGGTCGACATTTCCGACTTAGACGGGCTATACCCCCATACGAATTCGTCCTTGCGGTAAACGGAAACGTAGGGATTTATAGGAGCAAGGTCTTCGTCGCCAAAATTCTTGGGCAGGCACGGGATACCTGCAAAATCAGCATAGTCGCCGTTGGCCTTGCTGTGCGGCATCCAGCTCCAGTCACCCGGATTCTGCGGCAAGTGATCGCCTGCCTGAGATTCCCATGTTCCGTTATCGTTACAGTAGAACCGCTTCTTGGGCGTATCGTTCATCAGGTCCAGATGCGGTTCCCATTCGCTACGCCTGTCGAACATCACGTCGATTCTCATGCGGCTCGATGACTTGATGACGGTCGAGCCAAGCGGAATCGGGAAATACCATTGCCACGTACCGTCCGTCGGGTCGTAGGTGTCCTCAATCTTCTTCGGGAAAGTCAGACGGAAAAGCCCGTCCAATTCAGCCTGGGTTTCGGGAGAGCAGGACAAATTAAAAGCGGCTTCATTGTAGGCCTGGCAAATATCGCGCCTGATTCCGACATCGTAATAGATATCATCGGTACCGCGCATATAAAGGCGAAGGGTCAGGCTGTCAAACGGGCGTTCCTCGTTATTGATGACATTGATTTCCAGCGCAGGCATCGGGGACCACACGTACTGGGACATGCGAACCGCAAATTTATACTGCATCACTGGTGTCGTAAACTTCAACATATTGTTGCCAGAGGAATCGGTATTCGTATAGACACCGTTACTTTCCACCGCATAGTAGTATGTGGTCCTTTCCTTAAGCCCACCAATCTTTACATAATGGAACTTGGTCGGCACGCCGGAAACATCCGCATTGCCCGCTCCGGTATTGTGGGCAAATTCGTTCGGATTCGTATGCGGAACCGTATCCCAGTACACCTTGGATTCGTATTCGCCATTCGGGGTGTACCACATGATTTCGGCACTGTCCGCGCTCAGGTTGCAAACCGTAACATTCTGGATGTCCGCATTCTCGACCATATTGAGAGTCGTAAAGCTGAACGGAACCTGCAGGCTATCCACTAGCCATTTTTTCGAGGTATTTCCGCTTCTCGGGTTCGTCGACGTCGCATAGAAATAGTAAGTCGTTCCCGGCAACAGGTCGCGCAATACAATCTGGTGATTGTTAGACAGAGTCTCGGAAGAAACAATCGTAGGTTGTGCAACGTTGTCCGCAGTATCAAGCGCAATATAGGCATATCCGTTCAGGTCGAGTTTCACGACAACGATAGCCGAGTCCATGCTCACGTGACGGATTTCCACCTTCATCGACGGTGCGCGATTGAGGTCTTCTGATTTAGAAAGAATGACCGTAGCCGGCAAAAAGTTGGAAACGGCATCGATACAGGTGTTTTCCGTCAGGTGATAGTCATCGAAATGAACAGTCAGGTCATCCATTCCCGACCCATGCTTTGCCGGGCCCAAGCCACCCACCGGCGGGCGGTACTTGTACGTATCCGTAATTCCGGCAACATTCTTTCCTTCTGGGTTGGAACCGCGGTGATGCGGGTGCGAATGGTTCTTGTCCCCCACGCCATACACAAGAGATACATCCCACGGGTTCATGCCGAGGAAATAGTTCATGTGCGAAACAGCGAGATTTAAGATTTCTTCCGATTTCCAATCCTGGAAAGTCCCTGTCTGGGGCATGGATACATTTTCCAAGTCCTTTGTTACGTCGTAATACGCCAACAGTTCAAAGATGTTGGAGGCTTCGTATTTTGTCCACCACTGTTCAGGATTTACGGAGTTTGTCAATCCCCAAACCGGATCGTAAGTCACCGTGGCCCCGACCCAACTGGCTTGCCCCGAAGGAAGCAGAATTATTTGTGATCCACCCGACATGACAGCACCAAGATTTGCCGCCATGGTAAAGGCGACATCCTCGACGTAAATCATCCTCTGTTCGT harbors:
- a CDS encoding glycoside hydrolase family 9 protein codes for the protein MSLKNGFVAILLAVVAALAEGQEQPTPYDLIRPVWPLSWDSTVFTNRFVAGPKRNSLPDINTPAAYAPNEFIPDTLNQAFIDAMLVDISPIRVNQAGYRPQDVDKPVYYVGSATSFQVVNAAGDVVGQGAFSETLANSVSSSLTIRASNNAQITTGGDTRYTVSGTGPAGALKKGQLPEGLPENERLRIKVGDEYSSTFIISDRVYSMLRDAVLKFYGVNRSGNSESWFHKPSHLKDGSLANVDMTGGWYDCGDHLKESQTIAYSFVQLALMDAVYAERDQDNYAFNQSETQNTDGVPDILREARFGAEYVLKAYDAANGVISAMPVSVGSFGADHGWWGPPEAQDGTLHDRGGPTSRILRSDDHPDSDAELLSSAGGNFAAGLAMLAKRYSDTTSLISPDSAFAQKCLKVARELYEYGKSKKGNASTMAYSGATKFYDEMGLAAIALFYATGEKKYLNDAVEESSMASGQTKKDFANADKKGAGMFNGGWFAYQEASFLKGTAASDWASLFTSALYAFYKLILETREKAESYGLSDEQRMIYVEDVAFTMAANLGAVMSGGSQIILLPSGQASWVGATVTYDPVWGLTNSVNPEQWWTKYEASNIFELLAYYDVTKDLENVSMPQTGTFQDWKSEEILNLAVSHMNYFLGMNPWDVSLVYGVGDKNHSHPHHRGSNPEGKNVAGITDTYKYRPPVGGLGPAKHGSGMDDLTVHFDDYHLTENTCIDAVSNFLPATVILSKSEDLNRAPSMKVEIRHVSMDSAIVVVKLDLNGYAYIALDTADNVAQPTIVSSETLSNNHQIVLRDLLPGTTYYFYATSTNPRSGNTSKKWLVDSLQVPFSFTTLNMVENADIQNVTVCNLSADSAEIMWYTPNGEYESKVYWDTVPHTNPNEFAHNTGAGNADVSGVPTKFHYVKIGGLKERTTYYYAVESNGVYTNTDSSGNNMLKFTTPVMQYKFAVRMSQYVWSPMPALEINVINNEERPFDSLTLRLYMRGTDDIYYDVGIRRDICQAYNEAAFNLSCSPETQAELDGLFRLTFPKKIEDTYDPTDGTWQWYFPIPLGSTVIKSSSRMRIDVMFDRRSEWEPHLDLMNDTPKKRFYCNDNGTWESQAGDHLPQNPGDWSWMPHSKANGDYADFAGIPCLPKNFGDEDLAPINPYVSVYRKDEFVWGYSPSKSEMSTKKADYQLEVTLDAPFNVSNGSYVEIDQPSSTVFVKGHAHITEGGYITKIWANGTQLPLERVVVDNATYMGYNGMVVAQ